From Dendropsophus ebraccatus isolate aDenEbr1 chromosome 2, aDenEbr1.pat, whole genome shotgun sequence, a single genomic window includes:
- the MPLKIP gene encoding M-phase-specific PLK1-interacting protein has product MYRQNFRSPSPSGPGGGEGSPGSFRSPPPYPSPGGPMFPPPLPAWGLGSPQTPNYGHRPQRPYGSGHSSPSQSPYGGRYGGPSPGNTPPRRPSPRYNVSPYTKSPGGNVQHYPQQQHPGRGYSPRHPANYQGSPRTSSPYGTPHGREKRVSNDVENYYRPSMLEDPWANLKPLSLADIDQQKSNEQTTYTGKQGRYFS; this is encoded by the exons ATGTACAGACAAAATTTTAGGTCTCCGAGCCCCTCCGGGCCAGGCGGCGGTGAAGGAAGCCCGGGGTCCTTCCGAAGCCCCCCGCCGTACCCGAGTCCCGGCGGCCCCATGTTTCCTCCACCGCTGCCGGCCTGGGGGCTTGGCTCCCCGCAAACACCCAACTACGGACACAGGCCCCAGAGGCCGTATGGCAGCGGGCACTCGTCGCCTTCTCAGAGCCCTTACGGTGGGAGGTACGGCGGCCCATCCCCAGGTAACACGCCACCTCGACGGCCCAGCCCTCGGTATAACGTGTCTCCTTACACCAAGTCTCCCGGAGGAAACGTGCAGCATTACCCGCAGCAGCAGCATCCCGGCCGCGGCTACTCCCCCCGCCATCCCGCCAACTACCAG GGTTCACCCAGGACATCTTCACCATATGGTACACCGCATGGCAGAGAGAAAAGAGTGTCTAATGATGTGGAAAACTATTACAGACCTTCAATGCTTGAGGACCCATGGGCTAACCTAAAGCCATTATCCCTAGCTGACATAGACCAGCAAAAGAGCAATGAGCAAACAACATATACTGGTAAACAAGGGCGGTATTTTAGCTAA